GCGTATTCGCTGTTCCTGTTTGGCTGCAGGAAGAATTTACCATGCTGGTAGACCTGGGAACGAACGGTGAGATTGTTTTCGGAAACAAGGATTTTATGATGACCTGCGCCTGCTCAGCAGGACCGGCCTTTGAGGGCGGAGAAATAAGCTGCGGAACCCGGGCGGTTCCAGGAGCCATTGAAGAGGTCAAGATTGACGATGCTACCTTAAAAGCGAGCTTTTCGACTATCGGTGGCCAAATACCAGTAGGGGTCTGCGGCTCTGGGATCATTGACCTGATCTGTGAGATGAAGCGGACCGGCATTATTGACGGTAAAGGACGGATCAGCAAAGATATTGACAATCCCAGGATTGCCTTCGACGAATACGACATCGGGCGTTACTTTGTCTGCTCAAAAGAACTGGACGGTACCGCTAAAGATATCTATATTACAGAAATTGACATCGATAGCTTTATTAAGGCAAAAGGAGCGGTGTTCTCAGCCATCCACACCTTGATGGAAAGCATGGATATGCCGATTGAGATCCTAGAAAATGTGTATGTAGCCGGAGGAATCGGCAGCAACCTTGGTATTGAAAACGCCATTGCTCTCGGTATGCTCCCGGATATACCGGTCGAAAAATATTATTATATTGGAAACAGCTCAATGCAGGGGTGCTATCTGGCCCTTACGCTGGCTGAAGGAAAAGAAAAAATCGCAGAAATCGGACAGAATATGACTTATATGGAGCTTAGTGTCCACCCGTCTTATATGGACGCCTTCATATCCGCCTGCTTTATTCCGCACACGGATATGAGCCTGTTCCCGAGCCTGCAAAAATAGATAGAGGTAACCAATGCTAAATTCTGAAATAGAAGCAGCCATTGAAGAGAAGAGAAAAGATAAGCTGCCCTATGATCATTATAAAAATTTAATAAAGAATAAGGATCCCTTGGAGATTGCGGAGAAATCTACCTGTCCTTATGACCCGGAAAAACAGCTGTTTACAGTGACGTTGATGGGTGAGGAATACAAGGTAAAATATCCTGAAGGCGATGTGCTTTTAAAGGACGGGACTGCCTTTGACGATTATAAGCCGATGACTATGATCCTGCGTTATCTGCTTAACGCCCAGGGCGTGCCGCCGATGGGCACAACCATTGCATACCGGGATATCTCGGGTGGAAATCATTATTTTAAGAGCTTTGAGGGCCGATGCCTGAAGCGGTTTGCCTTCACCTTTAACTATGATGTTGAGGGGCTGAAGCGGGCCATGGAGAAGCTGAATGCAGAACCTAAAAAGCATGGTGATCTGTCCTACCGGTTTGAGTTTATCAACAATATGTATCTAACCGTGATCCTCTGGCTGGGAGACGATGAATTTCCACCAGAATCACAGATTCTTTTCGACAGTAATATTACCTCAGGCTTTGACGCGGAGGATCTCGCCGTAATGGGTGACATCTTTATCCCTGCGTTGAAGCGGCTGGCAAAAGCAGACTGACATCCGTGAAATATAGTAATATTTTGCTTATTTACGGGGTCGTTTTCATGGGTTTCATGAAATCATTTAAACCTACTGAATAACTGCGAATTAAAAGCTTTAGAAAGACGGGTAAATTTTTGTTTTTGGTCGAAAAATGTTTGACAAACTTATAACAAGATAGTAGTATATGTGTATACTTATATATACAAGTCTGTGTACACCGGTTTATTTTCAATTGAAATTTTAAAGCAACCGGAATTTGTCATGTTCATAAAACGATTCCGGGCTTTGAAATATAAAAAAATACTAACAAGAACGAGTTAGGAGGTAACGAGGAAATGCCATTCAAAAAAGCAGAACAAAAGTTTAGTGGCAAGATCAATGAGTGTGTAATTGGTGTTGGAGATGCAGCAGTTACTCTCGGAGGAGAAAAAGGATTACCATTTTTAAGTGGTGAAGGAAGCGCACCGGTTGTTGGTGTCGAAATTTTAGACAGTTACCCAGAAGACTGGGAAAAATGTCTGGTTGACGCTTATGGTGACGTCGTAAAGGATCCTGCAGCATGGGCAAAATATGTACAGGATAATACAGACGCACAGTTTATCGCATTAAAATTAATCAGTGCCGATCCTAACGGTGCTAACAAATCATCTGAAGAATGTGTTGAAATCGCTAAAGCTGTCGAAGCAGCAATCGATCTTCCGCTGGTTGTTGCAGGCTGCAACAACGCTGAAAAAGACGGTGATTTACTGGTTAAAGTTTCTCAGGCATTGTCTGGCAAAAACGCTGTTTTATTCTCAGCTGTTGAAGATAACTACAAATCTGTTGGCGTAGCAGGTAATGCTGACGGTCACAAAGTATCCGGCCAGTCTGCTGTTGATATCAACCTTGCAAAACAGTTAAATATCCTGTTGACACAGTTAGGTGTTGACGGTGGAAACATCATCATGGATGTTGGAACCGCTGCTGTTGGCTATGGTTTCGAATATGTTGCTTCCACAATGGACCGTATCCGTTTAGCCGCTTTAGGCCAGAACGATACAGACCTTCAGATGCCAATCATGACCAATGTTGGCGACGAAGCATGGGGCGTAAAAGAAGCTGTGTTCACAGAAGAAGAAGCTCCTGAATGGGGAAATCAGGAAGAACGTGGTATCGCTATGGAAGTTTCCACTGCAGCTTCTTGCTTAATCGGCGGCTCAAACGCTGTTATTGTTAAACATCCGGAATCAGCTAAAGTGATTAAAAACTTTATCAAAGAGTTAGTAGGTTAGGAAAGGTAGGCGCAAAAAAATGGCAGTAAAAGGTTTAGATATTTTTAAACTGACTCCTAAGAAAAACTGTAAGGAATGTGGATTCCCTACATGTATGGCATTCTCAATGAAAGTAGCCGCTGGCGCTGCAGAAATTGATAAATGCCCGTATATTACAGACGAAGCTAAAGCTCAGTTATCTGAAGCTACCGCTCCTCCGATGAAAACAATCAAGATCGGAACTGGCGATACAGAATGTGCTTTGGGCGGCGAAACTGTATTATTCAGACATGAAAAAACTTATGTTAACAAAGCTTTATTCGCAGTTGAATTCTCAGACGCAGACTCTGACGATGAAATTGCTAAGAAGGTAGCTCATTTAGAAGCTGTTAAATATGACCGTATCGGCGAATTAATGTGCGTAGAAGTTGCTTCTGTACGTTATGCTGCTGACAAAGCTAAATTCTTAGACCTGATCGCTAAAGTGATCGAACTGGGCCGTGTGCCAATGGCTGTTGTTGAAGATGTTGAAGTAGCTAAGGAAGCTGCTGAAGCGATCAAAGCTGCTAAGGGTATCTTAATGGGTGCTACACCTGCAAATGCAGACGCTATGGTAGAAGTTGCCAAAGCTGCCGACGTTGTACTGGGTGTTTCCGCTGGTTCTATCGAAGAATTACACGACACTGTTGAAAAAATCGAAGCTGCTGGTTACAAGAACCTGGTTCTGAACGTTGGCGACAGCTCTGTTAAAGAAGCTTATAACAACGCTGTAACCATCCGTACAAACACCCTGAAGGGCGATGACAGAACTTTCGGTTATCCTTCAGTTGTATTTGTTAATAAAATTGCTTGCTGCGAACAGATGGAAGTTGCCTTAGCTTCTGCTTTTGTTCTGCGCTATGGCTCCATCATCGTAATGAGCGATATGGACTTCAAACAGGCACTGCCACTGTTCGGTTTAAGACAGAACATCTTCACCGATCCTCAGAAACCAATGCGTGTTGAACCGACTATCTACGAATTCAACAAAGCTGATGACAACGCACCTGTACTGGTTACCGTTGACTTCGCTCTGTCTTACTTCGTAGTTTCCGGCGAAATCGAACGTTCTAAAGTTCCTGCTTACCTGGCTATTCCTGACGCT
The DNA window shown above is from Eubacterium limosum and carries:
- the acsD gene encoding acetyl-CoA decarbonylase/synthase complex subunit delta — protein: MPFKKAEQKFSGKINECVIGVGDAAVTLGGEKGLPFLSGEGSAPVVGVEILDSYPEDWEKCLVDAYGDVVKDPAAWAKYVQDNTDAQFIALKLISADPNGANKSSEECVEIAKAVEAAIDLPLVVAGCNNAEKDGDLLVKVSQALSGKNAVLFSAVEDNYKSVGVAGNADGHKVSGQSAVDINLAKQLNILLTQLGVDGGNIIMDVGTAAVGYGFEYVASTMDRIRLAALGQNDTDLQMPIMTNVGDEAWGVKEAVFTEEEAPEWGNQEERGIAMEVSTAASCLIGGSNAVIVKHPESAKVIKNFIKELVG
- a CDS encoding DUF3786 domain-containing protein, encoding MLNSEIEAAIEEKRKDKLPYDHYKNLIKNKDPLEIAEKSTCPYDPEKQLFTVTLMGEEYKVKYPEGDVLLKDGTAFDDYKPMTMILRYLLNAQGVPPMGTTIAYRDISGGNHYFKSFEGRCLKRFAFTFNYDVEGLKRAMEKLNAEPKKHGDLSYRFEFINNMYLTVILWLGDDEFPPESQILFDSNITSGFDAEDLAVMGDIFIPALKRLAKAD
- the acsC gene encoding acetyl-CoA decarbonylase/synthase complex subunit gamma — translated: MAVKGLDIFKLTPKKNCKECGFPTCMAFSMKVAAGAAEIDKCPYITDEAKAQLSEATAPPMKTIKIGTGDTECALGGETVLFRHEKTYVNKALFAVEFSDADSDDEIAKKVAHLEAVKYDRIGELMCVEVASVRYAADKAKFLDLIAKVIELGRVPMAVVEDVEVAKEAAEAIKAAKGILMGATPANADAMVEVAKAADVVLGVSAGSIEELHDTVEKIEAAGYKNLVLNVGDSSVKEAYNNAVTIRTNTLKGDDRTFGYPSVVFVNKIACCEQMEVALASAFVLRYGSIIVMSDMDFKQALPLFGLRQNIFTDPQKPMRVEPTIYEFNKADDNAPVLVTVDFALSYFVVSGEIERSKVPAYLAIPDAGGYSVLTAWAAGKFGASVISDFIKESGIADKTKCRKLILPGKVAVLQGDVAEALPDWEVIVGPTEAMQIPKFLRDLMGIA